The proteins below are encoded in one region of Solenopsis invicta isolate M01_SB chromosome 8, UNIL_Sinv_3.0, whole genome shotgun sequence:
- the LOC105199606 gene encoding hairy/enhancer-of-split related with YRPW motif protein isoform X2, with the protein MRAYASSHIYDSAPASLGVFTVTGRRSLARSPPRRAARLGSTCRTCRASIAWYRARRRLDYRCLRSSTWQQQQQQQQQQQQQQQRRPGRVRRRWSNGNEKGTTAAVYRACARNHSERKRKKEKKAKTTRTRG; encoded by the exons ATGAGGGCATACGCGTCGTCGCACATATATGATTCCGCCCCGGCCTCGCTCGGCGTATTTACTGTTACAGGACgccgttcgctcgctcgctcaccgccgcgccgcgccgctcggcTCGGCTCAACGTGTCGTACCTGCCGCGCCAGTATCGCGTGGTATCGCGCACGCCGAAGACTCGATTACAG GTGTCTACGATCGTCGACctggcagcagcagcagcagcagcaacagcagcagcagcagcagcagcagcggcggccgGGTCGCGTTCGTCGGCGGTGGTCGAACGGGAACGAGAAGGGAACGACGGCGGCGGTGTATCGTGCGTGCGCGAGGAATCACTccgaaaggaagagaaaaaaagaaaaaaaagcgaaaacGACGCGCACACGGGGCTGA
- the LOC105199606 gene encoding uncharacterized protein LOC105199606 isoform X1, which produces MRAYASSHIYDSAPASLGVFTVTGRRSLARSPPRRAARLGSTCRTCRASIAWYRARRRLDYSVNRCLRSSTWQQQQQQQQQQQQQQQRRPGRVRRRWSNGNEKGTTAAVYRACARNHSERKRKKEKKAKTTRTRG; this is translated from the exons ATGAGGGCATACGCGTCGTCGCACATATATGATTCCGCCCCGGCCTCGCTCGGCGTATTTACTGTTACAGGACgccgttcgctcgctcgctcaccgccgcgccgcgccgctcggcTCGGCTCAACGTGTCGTACCTGCCGCGCCAGTATCGCGTGGTATCGCGCACGCCGAAGACTCGATTACAG TGTCAACAGGTGTCTACGATCGTCGACctggcagcagcagcagcagcagcaacagcagcagcagcagcagcagcagcggcggccgGGTCGCGTTCGTCGGCGGTGGTCGAACGGGAACGAGAAGGGAACGACGGCGGCGGTGTATCGTGCGTGCGCGAGGAATCACTccgaaaggaagagaaaaaaagaaaaaaaagcgaaaacGACGCGCACACGGGGCTGA